In Capsicum annuum cultivar UCD-10X-F1 chromosome 7, UCD10Xv1.1, whole genome shotgun sequence, one genomic interval encodes:
- the LOC107878721 gene encoding G-type lectin S-receptor-like serine/threonine-protein kinase At4g27290: MKVLFKEDVFSYIFIMLIFLSSICQCFGVTSDAITKAHFLKDGEDNVVVSGGGIYELGFFSPGNSKNRYVGMWYKNIPVRKVVWVANREAPLTSRAGILKVVEPGILVLVNGTNNVVWSTNTSRSVQNPIAQLLDSGNLVVKQADDGNFLWQSFDHPTNTLFPGVKLGWNFVTGREVYLSSWKNEEDPAPGDYTYHCDPSGYPQNFLKKGSTVIYRSGPWNGLRFGGATNSRYGNFYNYKIVSTNTEVYFQTYRTPTVIASFMLNPNGVIQLLTWVDGEQAWVPFFIIPGDNCDTYKLCGSYGSCNSNDFPVLCGCLDKFVPKNSEAWNKADWSGGCVRRTQLNCSQGDVFLKYSQLKLPDTRNSWSNVTMTLEECKNMCSKNCSCMAYSNADIRDGGSECLLWFNDLLDIRQVPKGGLDIYIRVAASESDDSLERSNGKKGKALIWILASSVGVILVLLSMLIYHRRRKKVLELKRRGRLGHSGNCAEEFEIPLFDLSTIAKATNNFSIDVKIGEGGFGPVYKGKLEGQEIAVKRLSRTSTQGENEFKNEVLCIAKLQHRNLVKIIGCCVEGEEKMLIYEYLPNGSLDSFIFDDTQNKVLDWPKRFHIINSIARGLLYLHQDSQLRIIHRDLKANNILLDKDMNPKISDFGLAKICEEDDNEAKTNRVVGTRGYLSPEYASQGLYSVKSDVFSFGILVLEIVSGKSNRRFSHPDHYLNLLGHAWKIYKEGRSIELLDERLSDTCSRSEVERSICVGLLCVQQCPEDRPSMSSVVFMLNNEGVLPQAKQPGFYIERNTKEVEFSSNQHANVTVSETPITMLDVR; this comes from the exons ATGAAAGTCTTATTTAAGGAAGATGTTTTTTCTTACATATTCATCATGCTCATCTTCTTGTCTTCCATCTGCCAATGTTTTGGTGTTACGTCAGATGCAATAACTAAGGCCCATTTTCTCAAAGATGGCGAGGACAACGTTGTTGTTTCAGGTGGTGGAATCTACGAACTGGGATTCTTCAGTCCAGGCAATTCCAAAAATCGATACGTGGGTATGTGGTACAAGAACATACCTGTTAGGAAAGTTGTGTGGGTAGCCAACAGAGAAGCACCTCTGACCAGTAGAGCTGGTATCTTGAAGGTCGTTGAGCCAGGCATTCTTGTCCTTGTCAATGGAACTAATAATGTTGTGTGGTCAACTAATACATCGAGATCTGTGCAGAATCCCATTGCGCAGTTGCTGGATTCGGGGAATCTTGTTGTGAAACAAGCTGATGATGGGAATTTCCTTTGGCAGAGCTTTGATCACCCAACGAATACACTTTTTCCAGGCGTGAAGCTCGGTTGGAACTTTGTAACAGGACGAGAGGTGTACCTGTCGTCATGGAAGAATGAAGAGGATCCAGCTCCCGGTGATTATACATATCATTGTGATCCTTCTGGATATCCACAGAACTTCCTGAAGAAGGGCTCAACTGTGATATATCGCTCTGGACCATGGAATGGTCTTCGCTTTGGTGGGGCAACAAACTCAAGATATGGTAATTTCTATAATTATAAAATAGTCTCAACTAATACTGAGGTGTACTTTCAAACTTACCGCACACCTACAGTTATCGCATCATTCATGCTAAATCCAAATGGCGTCATACAACTTTTGACTTGGGTTGATGGAGAACAGGCTTGGGTCCCTTTCTTCATAATACCTGGAGATAACTGTGATACATATAAGTTGTGTGGCTCATATGGTAGCTGCAACAGTAATGATTTTCCCGTACTTTGTGGATGCTTGGACAAATTTGTGCCAAAGAATAGTGAAGCTTGGAACAAGGCAGACTGGTCAGGTGGATGTGTTCGGAGAACTCAACTAAACTGCTCTCAAGGAGACGTATTTCTGAAGTATTCGCAACTCAAACTTCCAGACACACGGAATTCCTGGTCCAACGTGACTATGACACTTGAAGAATGCAAGAATATGTGCTCTAAAAATTGCTCTTGTATGGCTTACTCAAATGCCGACATACGCGATGGAGGAAGTGAATGCTTATTGTGGTTCAACGATCTGCTTGACATTCGGCAGGTACCCAAAGGAGGGCTAGATATCTACATTAGAGTCGCTGCTTCTGAGTCAG ATGATAGTCTGGAGCGATcgaatggaaagaaaggaaaagcACTTATCTGGATTCTGGCATCATCAGTTGGTGTCATTCTAGTACTCCTTAGCATGCTGATCTACCATAGAAGAAGGAAAAAGGTTTTAGAGCTGAAAAGGAGAG GAAGGTTGGGACACAGTGGCAATTGCGCTGAAGAATTTGAAATACCGTTGTTTGACTTATCTACCATAGCAAAGGCTACCAATAACTTCTCAATAGACGTAAAGATTGGTGAGGGGGGCTTTGGACCAGTTTACAAG GGAAAGCTTGAAGGACAGGAAATAGCTGTCAAGCGGCTGTCTAGAACTTCCACACAAGGAGAAAATGAgttcaagaatgaagttttaTGTATCGCAAAACTTCAGCATAGGAATTTGGTGAAGATTATTGGCTGCTGCGTTGAAGGGGAAGAAAAAATGTTGATCTATGAGTACTTGCCAAACGGGAGTCTTGATTCGTTTATCTTTG ATGATACACAAAACAAGGTACTAGACTGGCCGAAGCGATTTCACATTATCAACAGTATAGCTCGGGGACTTCTGTATCTGCATCAAGATTCTCAATTGAGAATAATTCATAGAGACCTGAAGGCTAACAACATTCTGCTAGACAAGGACATGAATCCAAAGATATCAGACTTCGGCTTGGCAAAAATATGTGAAGAGGATGACAATGAAGCCAAGACAAACCGAGTTGTTGGAACACG CGGGTACCTCTCACCAGAATATGCATCGCAAGGGCTATACTCAGTAAAATCAGATGTATTTAGTTTTGGTATCTTAGTACTGGAAATTGTGAGTGGCAAAAGCAACAGAAGATTTTCTCATCCAGACCATTACCTTAACCTACTCGGGCAT GCATGGAAAATCTATAAAGAAGGTAGGTCGATAGAACTGCTTGATGAGCGCTTAAGCGATACTTGTTCAAGATCAGAAGTGGAGCGATCAATCTGTGTTGGTCTATTATGTGTCCAACAATGTCCTGAAGATCGTCCAAGTATGTCGTCTGTGGTTTTCATGTTAAACAATGAAGGTGTATTGCCACAGGCCAAACAACCAGGTTTTTACATAGAAAGAAATACGAAGGAAGTGGAATTCTCTTCTAACCAACATGCAAATGTAACAGTGAGCGAGACCCCCATTACAATGTTAGATGTCAGGTAG
- the LOC107878720 gene encoding G-type lectin S-receptor-like serine/threonine-protein kinase At4g27290 isoform X2 — protein sequence MKHLFKEDVFSYIFIMLIFLSSICRCFGVTSDAITTAHFLKDGEDNVVVSGGGIYELGFFSPGNSKNRYVGMWYKNIPVRKVVWVANREAPLTSRAGILKVVEPGILVLVNGTNNVVWSTNTSRSVQNPIAQLLDSGNLVVKQAGDENFLWQSFDHPTNRVFAGVKLGWNFVTGREVYLSSWKNEEDPAPGDYTYRCDPTGYPQNFLKKGSNVIYRSGPWNGLGFGGLTNSRYGTFYRYEIVSTNTEVYFRTYLTPKVIAMLILNPNGILQLLTWVDGEQAWVPFFIIPGDNCDTYNLCGSYGSCNSNDFPVLCGCLDKFVPKNSEAWNKADWSGGCVRRTQLNCSQGDVFLKYSQLKVPDTRKSWSNVTMTLEECKNICSKNCSCMAYSNTDIRDGGSGCLLWFNDLLDIRQVPKGGLDIYIRVAASDSDDSLEQSNGKKGKTLIRILATSVGVILAILSMLIYHRRRKKVLELKKKGRLGHSDDCAEELEIPLFDLSTIEKATNNFSIDVKIGEGGFGPVYKGMLEGQEIAVKRLSRTSTQGEHEFMNEVLYIAKLQHRNLVKIIGCCIEGGEKMLIYEYLPNGSLDSFIFDDTQNKVLDWPKRFHIINSIARGLLYLHQDSQLRIIHRDLKANNILLDKDMNPKISDFGLAKICEEDDIGAKTNRVVGTYGYLSPEYASHGLYSVKSDVFSFGILVLEIVSGKSNRRFSHPDHSLNLLGHAWKIYKEGRSIELLDERLSDTCSRSEVVRSICVGLLCVQQCPEDRPSMSSVVFMLNNEGVLPQAKQPGFYIERNTKEVEFSSNQHANVTVSETPITILDVR from the exons ATGAAGCACTTATTTAAGGAAGATGTTTTTTCTTACATATTCATCATGCTCATCTTCTTGTCTTCCATCTGCCGATGTTTTGGTGTTACGTCAGATGCAATAACTACGGCCCATTTTCTCAAAGATGGCGAGGACAACGTTGTTGTTTCAGGTGGTGGAATCTACGAACTGGGATTCTTCAGTCCAGGCAATTCCAAAAATCGATACGTGGGTATGTGGTACAAGAACATACCTGTTAGGAAAGTTGTGTGGGTAGCCAACAGAGAAGCACCTCTGACCAGTAGAGCTGGTATCTTGAAGGTCGTTGAGCCAGGCATTCTTGTCCTTGTCAATGGAACTAATAATGTTGTGTGGTCAACTAATACATCGAGATCTGTGCAGAATCCCATTGCACAGTTGCTGGATTCCGGGAATCTTGTTGTGAAACAAGCTGGTGATGAGAATTTCCTTTGGCAGAGTTTTGATCACCCAACTAATAGAGTTTTTGCAGGCGTGAAGCTCGGTTGGAACTTTGTAACAGGCAGAGAGGTGTACCTGTCGTCATGGAAGAATGAAGAGGATCCAGCTCCCGGTGATTATACATATCGTTGTGATCCTACTGGATATCCACAGAACTTCCTGAAGAAGGGCTCAAATGTGATATATCGCTCTGGACCATGGAATGGTCTTGGCTTTGGTGGGCTAACAAACTCAAGATATGGTACTTTCTATAGATATGAAATAGTCTCAACTAATACAGAGGTGTACTTTCGAACTTACCTCACACCTAAAGTTATCGCAATGTTGATACTAAATCCAAACGGCATCCTACAACTTTTGACTTGGGTTGATGGAGAACAGGCTTGGGTCCCTTTCTTCATAATACCAGGAGATAACTGTGATACATATAACTTGTGTGGCTCATATGGTAGCTGCAACAGTAATGATTTTCCCGTGTTATGTGGATGCTTGGACAAATTTGTGCCAAAGAATAGTGAAGCTTGGAACAAGGCAGACTGGTCAGGTGGATGTGTTCGGAGAACTCAACTAAATTGCTCTCAAGGAGACGTATTTCTGAAGTATTCACAACTCAAAGTTCCAGACACACGGAAATCCTGGTCCAATGTGACTATGACACTAGAAGAATGCAAGAATATCTGCTCTAAAAATTGCTCTTGTATGGCTTACTCAAATACCGACATACGCGACGGAGGAAGTGGATGCTTATTGTGGTTCAACGATCTGCTTGACATTCGGCAGGTACCCAAAGGAGGGCTAGATATCTACATTAGAGTCGCTGCTTCTGATTCAG ATGATAGTCTGGAGCAATcgaatggaaagaaaggaaaaacacTTATCAGGATTCTGGCAACATCAGTTGGTGTCATTCTAGCAATCCTTAGCATGCTGATCTATCATAGAAGAAGGAAAAAGGTTTTAGAGCTCAAAAAGAAAG GAAGGTTGGGACACAGTGACGATTGCGCTGAAGAATTGGAAATACCGTTGTTTGACTTATCTACCATAGAAAAGGCTACCAATAACTTCTCAATAGACGTAAAGATTGGTGAGGGGGGCTTTGGACCAGTTTACAAG GGAATGCTTGAAGGACAGGAAATAGCTGTCAAGCGTCTGTCTAGAACTTCCACACAAGGAGAacatgaattcatgaatgaaGTTTTATATATTGCAAAACTTCAGCATAGGAATCTGGTGAAGATTATTGGCTGCTGCATTGAAGGAGGAGAAAAAATGTTGATCTATGAGTACTTGCCAAACGGGAGTCTTGATTCGTTTATCTTTG ATGATACACAAAACAAGGTACTAGACTGGCCTAAGCGATTTCACATCATCAACAGTATAGCTCGGGGACTTTTGTATCTGCATCAAGATTCTCAATTGAGAATAATTCACAGAGACCTGAAAGCTAACAACATTCTGCTAGACAAGGACATGAATCCAAAGATATCAGATTTCGGTTTGGCAAAAATATGTGAAGAGGATGACATTGGAGCCAAGACAAACCGAGTTGTTGGAACATA CGGGTACCTCTCACCAGAATATGCATCGCATGGGCTATACTCAGTGAAATCAGATGTATTTAGTTTTGGTATCTTAGTACTGGAAATTGTGAGTGGCAAAAGCAACAGAAGATTTTCTCATCCAGACCATTCCCTTAACCTACTCGGACAC GCATGGAAAATCTATAAAGAAGGTAGGTCGATAGAACTGCTTGATGAACGCTTAAGTGATACTTGTTCAAGATCAGAGGTGGTACGATCAATCTGTGTTGGTCTATTATGTGTCCAACAATGTCCTGAAGATCGTCCAAGTATGTCGTCTGTGGTTTTCATGTTAAACAATGAAGGTGTATTGCCACAGGCCAAACAACCCGGTTTTTACATAGAACGAAATACAAAGGAAGTGGAATTCTCTTCTAATCAACATGCAAATGTAACAGTGAGTGAGACGCCCATCACAATATTAGATGTCAGGTAG
- the LOC107878720 gene encoding G-type lectin S-receptor-like serine/threonine-protein kinase At4g27290 isoform X1, whose translation MKHLFKEDVFSYIFIMLIFLSSICRCFGVTSDAITTAHFLKDGEDNVVVSGGGIYELGFFSPGNSKNRYVGMWYKNIPVRKVVWVANREAPLTSRAGILKVVEPGILVLVNGTNNVVWSTNTSRSVQNPIAQLLDSGNLVVKQAGDENFLWQSFDHPTNRVFAGVKLGWNFVTGREVYLSSWKNEEDPAPGDYTYRCDPTGYPQNFLKKGSNVIYRSGPWNGLGFGGLTNSRYGTFYRYEIVSTNTEVYFRTYLTPKVIAMLILNPNGILQLLTWVDGEQAWVPFFIIPGDNCDTYNLCGSYGSCNSNDFPVLCGCLDKFVPKNSEAWNKADWSGGCVRRTQLNCSQGDVFLKYSQLKVPDTRKSWSNVTMTLEECKNICSKNCSCMAYSNTDIRDGGSGCLLWFNDLLDIRQVPKGGLDIYIRVAASDSDDSLEQSNGKKGKTLIRILATSVGVILAILSMLIYHRRRKKVLELKKKGRLGHSDDCAEELEIPLFDLSTIEKATNNFSIDVKIGEGGFGPVYKGMLEGQEIAVKRLSRTSTQGEHEFMNEVLYIAKLQHRNLVKIIGCCIEGGEKMLIYEYLPNGSLDSFIFDILLMAKQNLTDDTQNKVLDWPKRFHIINSIARGLLYLHQDSQLRIIHRDLKANNILLDKDMNPKISDFGLAKICEEDDIGAKTNRVVGTYGYLSPEYASHGLYSVKSDVFSFGILVLEIVSGKSNRRFSHPDHSLNLLGHAWKIYKEGRSIELLDERLSDTCSRSEVVRSICVGLLCVQQCPEDRPSMSSVVFMLNNEGVLPQAKQPGFYIERNTKEVEFSSNQHANVTVSETPITILDVR comes from the exons ATGAAGCACTTATTTAAGGAAGATGTTTTTTCTTACATATTCATCATGCTCATCTTCTTGTCTTCCATCTGCCGATGTTTTGGTGTTACGTCAGATGCAATAACTACGGCCCATTTTCTCAAAGATGGCGAGGACAACGTTGTTGTTTCAGGTGGTGGAATCTACGAACTGGGATTCTTCAGTCCAGGCAATTCCAAAAATCGATACGTGGGTATGTGGTACAAGAACATACCTGTTAGGAAAGTTGTGTGGGTAGCCAACAGAGAAGCACCTCTGACCAGTAGAGCTGGTATCTTGAAGGTCGTTGAGCCAGGCATTCTTGTCCTTGTCAATGGAACTAATAATGTTGTGTGGTCAACTAATACATCGAGATCTGTGCAGAATCCCATTGCACAGTTGCTGGATTCCGGGAATCTTGTTGTGAAACAAGCTGGTGATGAGAATTTCCTTTGGCAGAGTTTTGATCACCCAACTAATAGAGTTTTTGCAGGCGTGAAGCTCGGTTGGAACTTTGTAACAGGCAGAGAGGTGTACCTGTCGTCATGGAAGAATGAAGAGGATCCAGCTCCCGGTGATTATACATATCGTTGTGATCCTACTGGATATCCACAGAACTTCCTGAAGAAGGGCTCAAATGTGATATATCGCTCTGGACCATGGAATGGTCTTGGCTTTGGTGGGCTAACAAACTCAAGATATGGTACTTTCTATAGATATGAAATAGTCTCAACTAATACAGAGGTGTACTTTCGAACTTACCTCACACCTAAAGTTATCGCAATGTTGATACTAAATCCAAACGGCATCCTACAACTTTTGACTTGGGTTGATGGAGAACAGGCTTGGGTCCCTTTCTTCATAATACCAGGAGATAACTGTGATACATATAACTTGTGTGGCTCATATGGTAGCTGCAACAGTAATGATTTTCCCGTGTTATGTGGATGCTTGGACAAATTTGTGCCAAAGAATAGTGAAGCTTGGAACAAGGCAGACTGGTCAGGTGGATGTGTTCGGAGAACTCAACTAAATTGCTCTCAAGGAGACGTATTTCTGAAGTATTCACAACTCAAAGTTCCAGACACACGGAAATCCTGGTCCAATGTGACTATGACACTAGAAGAATGCAAGAATATCTGCTCTAAAAATTGCTCTTGTATGGCTTACTCAAATACCGACATACGCGACGGAGGAAGTGGATGCTTATTGTGGTTCAACGATCTGCTTGACATTCGGCAGGTACCCAAAGGAGGGCTAGATATCTACATTAGAGTCGCTGCTTCTGATTCAG ATGATAGTCTGGAGCAATcgaatggaaagaaaggaaaaacacTTATCAGGATTCTGGCAACATCAGTTGGTGTCATTCTAGCAATCCTTAGCATGCTGATCTATCATAGAAGAAGGAAAAAGGTTTTAGAGCTCAAAAAGAAAG GAAGGTTGGGACACAGTGACGATTGCGCTGAAGAATTGGAAATACCGTTGTTTGACTTATCTACCATAGAAAAGGCTACCAATAACTTCTCAATAGACGTAAAGATTGGTGAGGGGGGCTTTGGACCAGTTTACAAG GGAATGCTTGAAGGACAGGAAATAGCTGTCAAGCGTCTGTCTAGAACTTCCACACAAGGAGAacatgaattcatgaatgaaGTTTTATATATTGCAAAACTTCAGCATAGGAATCTGGTGAAGATTATTGGCTGCTGCATTGAAGGAGGAGAAAAAATGTTGATCTATGAGTACTTGCCAAACGGGAGTCTTGATTCGTTTATCTTTG ATATTTTGTTAATGGCCAAACAAAATTTGACAGATGATACACAAAACAAGGTACTAGACTGGCCTAAGCGATTTCACATCATCAACAGTATAGCTCGGGGACTTTTGTATCTGCATCAAGATTCTCAATTGAGAATAATTCACAGAGACCTGAAAGCTAACAACATTCTGCTAGACAAGGACATGAATCCAAAGATATCAGATTTCGGTTTGGCAAAAATATGTGAAGAGGATGACATTGGAGCCAAGACAAACCGAGTTGTTGGAACATA CGGGTACCTCTCACCAGAATATGCATCGCATGGGCTATACTCAGTGAAATCAGATGTATTTAGTTTTGGTATCTTAGTACTGGAAATTGTGAGTGGCAAAAGCAACAGAAGATTTTCTCATCCAGACCATTCCCTTAACCTACTCGGACAC GCATGGAAAATCTATAAAGAAGGTAGGTCGATAGAACTGCTTGATGAACGCTTAAGTGATACTTGTTCAAGATCAGAGGTGGTACGATCAATCTGTGTTGGTCTATTATGTGTCCAACAATGTCCTGAAGATCGTCCAAGTATGTCGTCTGTGGTTTTCATGTTAAACAATGAAGGTGTATTGCCACAGGCCAAACAACCCGGTTTTTACATAGAACGAAATACAAAGGAAGTGGAATTCTCTTCTAATCAACATGCAAATGTAACAGTGAGTGAGACGCCCATCACAATATTAGATGTCAGGTAG